Genomic window (Culex pipiens pallens isolate TS chromosome 3, TS_CPP_V2, whole genome shotgun sequence):
TTGATGCACAAGCTAAATGCTTCGTGATGGATATAATATCCCCAACAGGATTTCATTCGTGCCCGAAGTGCACAGTTATTGGAAGAAAGGTAGGCCCCCGAGTAGTATTTCCAAACTTGATTGCGCCACTTCGCACAGATgattcttttttgaacattcatgATCCAATTCATCGAAATGCCATTTTACCACCTTTCGCAATTATCGGATTGAACTGCATTAGTGACACATGTATAGACTATATGCATAACGTTTTGCAAggggtttttaaaactttactaGGCTACTGGGTCAAAACCAAAACGAAGCCATTTAGTTTGTCTCAAAGTCGAAAGAATGAAATGAACCGTCGTATTGCCATGTTTCGAAACCAAATAACAACCGATTTTGTGAGAAAGCCGCGAGAATTAGATGATCTCTCGTTCTACAAAGCAACCGAACTGCGACTGATGCTGCTATACACAGGGCCCTTTATTTTTTATAACGTAATCAAGGAACAGTATTATCAACATTATCTACTTCTGCATTGTGCTATAAGGATATTGTGTCACCCGGAGCACCATCGTACCAAAAATGTAATTGCGAAAGATTATTTGTTTAGATTTGTCAACGATTTCAAATTTCTATATGGAGATGAACTACTCATTTACAATATGCACCTGCTGATTCACCTTTACAATGAGTGTCTACATTTCGAAGCTCCGTTGGATAATTTTTCTGCTTTTCCGTTTGAGAATTTTctccagaaaattgtaaaaatgattaaatgtgCTCCGTTACCACTACATCAACTAAGGAACAGAACTCAAGAAAGCATCCAATACAATCCTCAAAGATTTGCTTCAAATTTCAAGAGGGCTTCTAAAACAAAGAAATTAGCTAGTTCTCCCGGATACTATGCGAAGATTGTTtcagaaaagaaaataaatttttcaattgaaagccCTGATTGTTTCGTGTACTACAAcaagtgcattttcaaaattagtaagattaaaaaatcagaaGGATTGTTCGTCTTGGAATGCAAGAAACTAAATGAGCTGTACTGTTTAGAAAAATATCCAATGGAATCAGCAGAGTTCGGTGTTTATTGTTGTAACGAATTGAAAATTTCTCATGAATCCTGTTACATATTGGCATCTGAAGCAAGTAAAGCAATGTGTCTGAAATTGGATgaggcttttttttttgtttccattcTTCATAGTGAATAATGGACTCGCAATATTTGGATGAAGGTTTCCATTTGGAAAATATGCAGGAAAATTCTCGCAAGTCAGCCCCGAAGCGCAAAAATCCAGCAACATCTCAACCAGCGAGCCAATCAACACCATTTAAGCTTTCCTTGAATGACATGCGGCCAGGTGAGAATCAATTGTTAAAAACAGAATaatcgttttttgatttttatcttaagaatttaagaatttaagaattcaagaatttaagaatttaagaatttaagaatttaagaatttaagaatttaagaatttaagaatttaagaatttaagaatttaagaatttaagaatttaagaatttaagaatttaagaatttaagaatttaagaatttaagaatttaagaatttaagaatttaagaatttaagaatttaagaatttaagaatttaagaatttaagaatttaagaatttaagaatttaagaatttaagaatttaagaatttaagaatttaagaatttaagaatttaagaatttaagaatttaagaatttaagaatttaagaatttaagaatttaagaatttaagaatttaagaatttaagaatttaagaatttaagaatttaagaatttaagaatttaagaatttaagaatttaagaatttaagaatttaagaatttaagaatttaagaatttaagaatttaagaatttaagaatttaagaatttaagaatttaagaatttaagaatttaagaatttaagaatttaagaatttaagaatttaagaatttaagaatttaagaatttaagaatttaagaatttaagaatttaagaatttaagattttaagaatttaagaatttaagaatttaagaatttaagaatttaagaatttaagaatttaagaatttaagaatttaagaatttaagaatttaagaatttaagaatttaagaatttaagaattttagaattttagaatttaagaattttagaattttagaatttaagaatttaagaatttaagaatttaagaatttaagaatttaagaatttaagaatttaagaatttaagaatttaagaatataagaatttaagaatttaagaatttaagaatttaagaatttaagaatttaagaatttaagaatttaagaatttaagaatttaagaatttaagaatttaagaatttaagaatttaagaatttaagaatttaagaatttaagaatttaagaatttaagaatttaagaatttaagaatttaagaatttaagaatttaagaatttaagaatttaagaatttaagaatttaagaatttaagaatttaagaatttaagaatttaagaatttaagaatttaagaatttaagaatttaagaattttagaattttagaattttagaattttagaatttaagaatttaagaatttaagaatttaagaatttaagaatttaagaatttaagaatttaagaatttaagaattttagaatttaagaatttaagaattttagaattttagaatttaagaatttaagaatttaagaatttaagaatttaagaatttaagaatttaagaatttaagaatttaagaatttaagaatttaagaatttaagaatttaagaatttaagaatttaagaatttaagaatttaagaatttaagaatttaagaatttaagaatttaagaatttaagaatttaagaatttaagaatttaagaatttaagaatttaagaatttaagaatttaagaatttaagaatttaagaatttaagaatttaagaatttaagaatttaagaatttaagaatttaagaatttaagaatttaagaatttaagaatttaagaatttaagaatttaagaattttagaattttagaattttagaattttagaatttaagaattttagaattttagaattttagaatttaagaatttaagaattttagaattttagaattttagaattttagaattttagaattttagaattttagaatttcagaattttagaattttagaattttagaattttagaattttagaattttagaattttagaattttagaattttagaattttagaattttcgaattttagaattttagaattttagaattttagaattttagaattttagaattttagaattttagaattttagaattttagaattttagaattttagaattttagaattttagaattttagaattttagaattttagaattttagaattttagaattttagaattttagaattttagaattttagaattttagaattttagaattttagaattttagaattttagaattttagaattttagaattttagaattttagaattttagaattttagaattttagaattttagaattttagaattttagaattttagaattttagaattttagaattttagaattttagaattttagaattttagaattttagaattttagaattttagaattttagagttttagagttttagaattttagaattttagaattttagaattttagaattttagaattttagaattttagaattttagaatattagaattttagaattttagaattttagaattttagaattttagaattttagaattttagaattttagaattttagaatttcagaattttagaattttagagttttagaattttagaattttagaattttagaattttagaattttagaattttagaattttagaattttagaattttagaattttagaattttagaattttagaattttagaattttagaattttagaattttagaattttagaattttagaattttagaattttagaattttagaattttagaattttagaattttagaattttagaattttagaattttagaattttagaattttagaattttagaattttagaattttagaattttagaattttagaattttagaattttagaattttagaattttagaattttagaattttagaattttagaattttagaattttagaattttagaattttagaattttagaattttagaattttagaattttagaattttagaattttagaattttagaattttagaattttagaattttagaatttaagaatttaagaattttagaattttagaattttagaattttagaattttagaattttagaattttagaatttcagaattttagaattttagaattttagaattttagaattttagaattttagaattttagaattttagaattttagaattttagaattttagaattttagaattttagaattttagaattttagaattttagaattttagaattttagaattttagaattttagaattttagaattttagaattttagaattttagaattttagaattttagaattttagaattttagaattttagaattttagaattttagaattttagaattttagaattttagaattttagaattttagaattttagaattttagaattttagaattttagaattttagaattttagaattttagaattttagaattttagaattttagaattttagaattttagaattttagaattttagaattttagaattttagaattttagaattttagagttttagagttttagaattttagaattttagaattttagaattttagaattttagaattttagaattttagaattttagaattttagaatattagaattttagaattttagaattttagaattttagaattttagaattttagaattttagaattttagaatttcagaattttagaattttagagttttagaattttagaattttagaattttagaattttagaattttagaattttagaattttagaattttagaatattagaattttagaattttagaattttagaattttagaattttagaattttagaattttagaattttagaattttagagttttagaattttagaattttagaattttagaattttagaattttagatttctagaattctagaattttagaatttcagaatttcagatttgtagTTTAGAACCTTAGAATTTCAGAACATAGTAATGgtagaagtttagaattttgtgtcgaattgtttcaattaactTTTTCGTATCTACGCATAGTGCCACCCGAATTTGAACTCAACACACCAACCACTAGCCAAAGGGCGAAGGTCCGAATTGTTATGACTACTCCGAACACCGCATCAGCTGATCCTGTAATTGAATATGATAACACGAGTGAGTCAttggtattatttttatttcatagaAACGCACAGAGTTCCATTTTGAGGTAAATAAGTATTTGATAGAAATGTTTTATTGTTTGTTGTCaatgttttgttgattattCTCATTGTTGCCCATTGTATGTATATATCATGTCTATTACCCTGTAAGTTTtgtaactttttattttatttaacataacctcaaaatggGCTCCATTTTGCAACTAATTATGAAGATTATTAACGATAGAAATCCTTCTAACACAGCCACTGAACAGGAATCAATCCTGGATCCGATCGAGACAGAAATGAGTCCCGGCACCAGCACTCCAAAACCAGGTCAACCAGCAAACCAGAACTCATCCGCATCGCAACCCACTAATTCAGATCTTCGTAAGAATTTAAcgcaaacaatgaaaaatagtCCTACAAACAATCcgaaatcaaaaaatgcatacTTCATATTTGAAATCGTTAAATTTATGCTACATGATAAACATTGAATGCTTCGTGTTTTTGGGActatatttcattttattttattttttgttcggacCATTCTTCATCAACTCATACAGCAGTTGCGCCAATTCCTCTAAGATTTGCGAGAGACTTATCCTAAGGGTTATTACGTCCCATATGATGAAATTTTGTTATCTCTTGCTTTGgggaattctctaccaaaacctgaaatggatttaatttaatttgtttgatttggttcaaactttgtaagGTGCCCATGACCAAAGaagtgtcattggtttacccatacaaggtgccatacaattttggcagctgtccatacaaagatggtacgtaaatattcgaaaatttgaaagtttctgaacttttccaaaaaaatattcccaggAATAGGCAATCATGGGCACCattttaaaaatcgcaaaactggaagttttcagttaaaataaaatattaggctaatatatcttgaaaacgaggctttattttttttgactatttttaaaatcaaattgttgcaggattgggtccgtaagtttgacaattttggtataATAAGACTACAAGTTTGATGGTTGCTGTGCttcctaaatttatttttctagaaaacacaatttttcaaaaaaaacttaatttaaaatcaaaaacatgttttattgtTCCTCGATTAGTCGATTTCTTCAAAagctacagattttcgaatattacgTATATGGTTTCTTTGGTCAGAGGACCCCCAAAGtataagccaaataaaaaaaaatagtctcttttcattttttgcaattaaaaataattaaatggcAGCTCAAAATGGTGCTGAGATAGACACTTCTCGCATTACGAAATGATTCACGCAAATCTCAGATGGACTGGGGCaacttttttccgatttcatgtgagttgacggagaattaACCAATATGAATATACAACAAAATTAAACgtaatttttatagaaaaaatcatCCGAGGAACCTACCGCCTCGTCATggataaatcaaaaaaacaggAAGAGCGACTGGAACGGATAGAGAAATTGCTAATCCCACCAAAAAAGCAGAAGTCTCCCGAACCTCGACTCCTTTGGCCCGTTCCAGACCGGAGCCAGCTTGACCTGATCGAGGCAAAGCTGGCCGACAATGACAATTTCGTCAAGGATTCTCTTATGGAAATTTGGGAACGTGCAGATAAATGCGACCTGTATAAATTTGTTTCTACAAATTTACGAAACCTGTTGCGAAAAGCCGGACGCTGGACGTGGACAGGAAAGCCATCCAACGCAAAGCCAGACGCACCTAAGTCTGAGTGCGCGCAGGCTTTGAAGAGTGTGGGTTTACTGAAAGGTGagtagcatttttttcaaatataattccATAATTTCAAACCCACTTAAAATCACCTCAATGAATTTCATCCTTTTTGCACCTGTGCGACTCATTATTGGAtatttccaacgaatctaaatTATTAAAGAtgtgacaaccctatcaaaacttattactactgagcaattctccacgaaatcgttcctttttttagaactttttttttaatccggctgaaacttttttcggtaagcccaaagaagccattttgcatcatttgtttgtccatataattttccttacaaatttggcatctgtcaatacaaaaatgatgcataaaagtttaaaaatctgtatcttttgaaggaattttttgatcgatttggtgtcttcggtaaagttgttggtatggataaggactacactgatacacagtaaaaaaaatttggtgattttttacttaagtttttgtcactaaaacttgatttgcaaaaaaaaacactatttttatttttttatatattttaggggacatcaaataccaacttttcagaaatttccaggttgtgcaaaaaatcttttaccgagttatgcattttttaatcaatactgattttttcgataaatcgaaatattggtagcaaaaatgttttaacttattttttagatgttaaatcaaatttgcaattaaaaagtacttaagtgaaattttgatgaagtgcaccgttttcaagttatagctatttttaggtaacttgtttgaaaatagtcgcagtttttcatttttgttgcagttgcacatgtttgcccacttttgtaaaaaatatttttgaaatgctgagaaaattctctatatttgcgtttttgaaactttattgatacgacccttagttgctgagatattgccatgcaaaggtttaaaaacaggaaaatttatgttttccaagtctcaaccaaacaacccaccattttctatcgtcgatTTCTCAACAACTTACAAtgtacaatgttaaaataggaAACAGTAGtgtaattttccaatctttccgattttttttcaaaatttttaaacctagattaacattttaaaaggatatattaatattgaatgtttgacccttttgaaatattagtgttgatttaaaatttttgaaaatattgttttagaaaagatcggaaaatttcacgaatgtttcatattttaaaattgtaaatcggaccattagttgaaaatatagatttttctcagctattcaaaaattttttttttcaaaagtaggcaaacatgggcactaattttataaaaatgaaaaactgcgactattttcaaaaaagttacctaaaaatggctataacttcaaaacggaaatttattaaaagttatttaaagttttttttcccattttttttttaaccgcgcatcattttttttcagtgtagtctgtatccatacctacaactttgccaaagacaccaaatcgaccaaaaaattccttcaaaagaaacagatttttgaattttcatgcattctttttgtatggacagctgccaaatttgtatggaaaataatatggacaaaaaagtttcagtcggattaaaaaatacaaaaaaaaatcggacgaccaaaatctgagagaactggtCTACTTTAGTTTaattaatacacttttttatacCCTTTTTTATTCGCAGATTTGGCCATATCCATCTTTAACACATCGGAAAAAGATGTTGTTAGTGTGTGTATGCGGACACTTTCCAACACTAACGATATTAATCgcaaaaatgcattgaaaaaagGAGCGATCAATGCACAAGTGGCAGGTCCATCTGATCATTGAGGTATgctacaaaacaaaatatttcttaTTAATTTCAAAGGTCAAACATGGActcgtttaaatttaaatttgagttcttaaactaaaacaaaaaaaaaataaatacctaTGAAGTCACCCcagattaattgaaattttgcttattttgttttcttatgCTTCTCTCCTCCAGCTACCTTCATCCCGTATGCAGCGCCGTCGAATCAGGTGTTGCAGCGCCAGTCATCGCCGACATTTACAGTCACGTTCATCATATTTCCATAAGTTGTATTAGTAAGGAgtgcttaaaataaaatattttttcaatatcatACGTAAAGATGGGGCAAATAGGGACTTTATGAAGTAACAAACTAGTTCCTTAactaaaacaaaaccaaaaagtaTATCATGTACTCAGTTCTCTTTTCAAGTGtagtccctattcaccccagaatgattttagatagtttaaaatacttttttccgaTGTCATACACAAAGATGGGGCAAATAGGGACTTTATGAAGTAACAAACTAGTTCCTTAactaaaacaaaaccaaaaagtaTATCATGTACTCAGTTCTCTTGTAAAGTGtagtccctattcaccccagaATGATTTCAgatagtttaaaatattgtttgccgATGTCATACACAAAGATGGGGCAAATAGGGACTTTAtgaactaaaacaaaaaaaaaaaatatatatatatatatatatatatatatatatatatatatatatatatatatatatatatatatatatatatatatatatatatatatataaatatatatatatatatatatatatatatatatatatataaatatatatatatatatatatatatatactaaGTTCCAATTTAATGTGTAGTCCCTATTCACACCCcagaataattgaaattttgcttattttgttttcttttgcttCTCTCCTCCAGCTACCTTCATCCCGTATGCAGCGCCGTCGAATCAGGTGTTGCAGCGCCATTCATCGCCGACATTTACAGTCACGTTCATCATATTTCCATAAGTTGTATTAGTAAGGAgtgcttaaaataaaatattttttcaatatcatACGTAAAGATGGGGCAAATAGGGACTATATAAAGTAACAAACTAGTTCCTTAactaaaacaaaaccaaaaagtaTATCATGTACTCAGTTCTCTTTTAAAGTGttgtccctattcaccccagaATGATTTCAgatagtttaaaatattgtttgccgATGTCATACACAAAGATGGGGCAAATAGGGACTTTAtgaactaaaacaaaaaaaatatatatatatatatatatatatatatatactaaGTTCCAATTTAATGTGtagtccctattcaccccagaataattgaaattttgcttattttgttttcttttgcttCTCTCCTCCAGCTACCTTCATCCCGTATGCAGCGCCGTCGAATCAGGTGTTGCAGCGCCAGTCATCGCCGACATTTACAAGTTCAAGTTCATCATATTTCCATAAGTTGTATTAGTAAGGAgtgcttaaaataaaatattttttcaatatcatACGTAAAGATGGGGCAAATAGGGACTTTATGAAGTAACAAACTAGTTCCTTAactaaaacaaaaccaaaaagcaTATCATGTACTCAGCTGTCTTGTAAAGTGtagtccctattcaccccagaATGATTTCAgatagtttaaaatattgtttgccgATGTCATACACAAAGATGGGGCAAATAGGGACTTTATGAAGTAACAAACTAGTTactaaactaaaacaaaacaaaaaagcatatCATGTACTCAGTTCTCTTTTAAAGTGttgtccctattcaccccagaATGATATAGgatagtttaaaataatgtttgccGATGTCATACACAAAAATGGGGCAAATAGGGACTATATGAAGTAACAAACTAGTTCCTTAACTAAAACAAATCCAAAAAGCATACCATGTACTCAGTTCtcttttttaaagtgttgtccctattcaccccagaATGATTTCAgatagtttaaaatattgtttgccgATGTCATACACAAAAATGGGGCAAATAGGGACTATATAAAGTAACAAACTAGTTACTAAACTAAAACAAATCCAAAAAGCATACCATGTACTCAGTTCTCTTGTAAAGTGtagtccctattcaccccagaATGATTTCAgatagtttaaaatattgtttgccgATGTCATACACAAAGATGGGGCAAATAGGGACTTTATGAAGTAACAAACTAGTTactaaactaaaacaaaaccaaaaatcatACCATGTACTCAGTTCTCTTGTAAAGTGtagtccctattcaccccagaATGATTTCAgatagtttaaaatattgtttgccgATGTCATACACAAAAATGGGGCAAATAGGGACTATATAAAGTAACAAACTAGTTactaaactaaaacaaaaccaaaaagcaTACCATGTACTCAGTTCtcttttttaaagtgttgtccctattcaccccagaATGATTTCAgatagtttaaaatattgtttgccaATGTCATACACAAAAATGGGGCAAATAGGGACTATATAAAGTAACAAACTAGTTACTAAACTAAAACAAATCCAAAAAGCATACCATGTACTCAGCTCTCTTGTATAGTGtagtccctattcaccccagaATGATTTCAgatagtttaaaatattgtttgccaATGTCATACACAAAAATGGGGCAAATAGGGACTATATAAAGTAACAAACTAGTTactaaactaaaacaaaaccaaaaagcaTACCATGTACTCAGTTCTCTTGTAAAGTGtagtccctattcaccccagaATGATTTCAgatagtttaaaatattgtttgccaATGTCATACACAAAAATGGGGCAAATAGGGACTATATAAAGTAACAAACTAGTTACTAAACTAAAACAAATCCAAA
Coding sequences:
- the LOC120416061 gene encoding uncharacterized protein LOC120416061 isoform X3 translates to MDSQYLDEGFHLENMQENSRKSAPKRKNPATSQPASQSTPFKLSLNDMRPVPPEFELNTPTTSQRAKVRIVMTTPNTASADPVIEYDNTTTEQESILDPIETEMSPGTSTPKPGQPANQNSSASQPTNSDLQKIIRGTYRLVMDKSKKQEERLERIEKLLIPPKKQKSPEPRLLWPVPDRSQLDLIEAKLADNDNFVKDSLMEIWERADKCDLYKFVSTNLRNLLRKAGRWTWTGKPSNAKPDAPKSECAQALKSVGLLKDLAISIFNTSEKDVVSVCMRTLSNTNDINRKNALKKGAINAQVAGPSDH
- the LOC120416061 gene encoding uncharacterized protein LOC120416061 isoform X2; translation: MHRSSAYRRGFHLENMQENSRKSAPKRKNPATSQPASQSTPFKLSLNDMRPVPPEFELNTPTTSQRAKVRIVMTTPNTASADPVIEYDNTTTEQESILDPIETEMSPGTSTPKPGQPANQNSSASQPTNSDLQKIIRGTYRLVMDKSKKQEERLERIEKLLIPPKKQKSPEPRLLWPVPDRSQLDLIEAKLADNDNFVKDSLMEIWERADKCDLYKFVSTNLRNLLRKAGRWTWTGKPSNAKPDAPKSECAQALKSVGLLKDLAISIFNTSEKDVVSVCMRTLSNTNDINRKNALKKGAINAQVAGPSDH